The following proteins are co-located in the Hevea brasiliensis isolate MT/VB/25A 57/8 chromosome 11, ASM3005281v1, whole genome shotgun sequence genome:
- the LOC110656379 gene encoding uncharacterized protein LOC110656379: MAKEVETVHLKERELWAMILARKGGGDVEETSSNSDNQTKEEEKEAKKDKEEKEKKKKKLPKPYQPPLPFPQRFQKFKLDKQFEKFLEVLQKLYINIPFTKALSQMPSYAKFLKEIVSKKRNLEDYETIALIEECSAILQNKLPLKLKDPKSFFISCLIGNMNINKALCDLSASVSLMPLLICQKLNVGELKPTTILLQLVDRSIMYSIGILENIPIKVGKFFIPI; encoded by the exons ATGGCAAAAGAAGTTGAAACGGTGCACTTGAAGGAAAGGGAGCTTTGGGCTATGATTCTGGCCAGAAAAGGAGGCGGCGATG TGGAAGAAACTTCTAGTAATTCTGATAACCAAACAAAGGAGGAAGAGAAGGAAGCTAAAAAGGACAAGGAAGAgaaggagaaaaagaaaaagaagctacCTAAACCATACCAGCCCCCTCTACCTTTTCCTCAAAGATTCCAAAAgttcaaattggacaagcagtttgaaaagtttttagaagttttgcaAAAACTTTATATTAACATTCCTTTCACTAAAGCTCTATCTCAAATGCCATCCTATGCAAAGTTCTTAAAGGAAATCGTCTCAAAGAAGAGAAACCTAGAGGATTATGAGACTATTGCTCtaatagaggaatgcagtgccatcttGCAAAATAAGCTACCTCTAAAACTTAAGGACCCTAAAAGCTTCTTTATATCTTGTCTGATTGGCAACATGAACATAAACAAGGCCCTTTGTGATCTTAGTGCAAGTGTGAGTCTGATGCCCTTGTTAATATGCCAAAAGCTTAATGTTGGAGAGCTTAAACCAACTACGATCTTATTGCAACTAGTAGACAGGTCTATCATGTACTCTATTGGCATCTTGGAGAACATCCCCATCAAAGTAGGCAAATTCTTTATTCCtatttga